ATTTGTTACTGAAAATGGATATTGCGATAGTGGCGAGATAGAAGATAAAGGAAGAATTTCTTActacaaagtacctacctacctacatattatctatctacctacataacatttaaaataatttatataaacaaaatcaaatatttctcattctttttttatttttgttttcgtttctaGGGAGAGAATCTGCTATACATTATCTTCCTCTCGCTGGACAAACTATAGCGATTCTTTccttaaataatgaaaaatatattatccAACATAGTGAGGTGAACGATTTTCTACGATTTTGAGTTGAgtttttccctcgcttcgctcgggaaatGAACCtcgaaattcattaaaaatcacattACCTCCCTAATTGAATAAACTagcattttcattttgtgtgCAGGAATATTTAACTGAACTCTTGAACGCAGTGCACGATTACAAATGTAACGTTATAGGATATACAGCATGGtcaattttagacaatttcgAATGGCTAGATGGATATGTGTaagtaaaattataatttcagaaCTTACGTTTTTAATGATAGGCTTATTATTTTTGTTCAGAATGAATACCTGGTTTAAATTTGTGCATTAGGTATAAATTTGGCTTGGTGCACGTCGACTTCGAGGATGCGAATAGAAAGCGGACTCCAAAATCatcttatgattttttcaagcagcttttgaaaaatcgagttttgCCACAAACATTACCTTAATATTCATCCAGGAAAacaattataaaatattttattgattaTGTATTGTATGTATTGATATATGCGTTGTTACACTCGTATCGAAAAATGTAATATTAAAACATGAATTATCATATCTATACTCCTTCACCAGAACTGTTTCATGTTGTACACTTACGCACTCACAGGTTTTGTACATCAAGCATTATGCTGAGTGTAAAGTACTAATTGAAATTAACCTACATTGTATCTAGGTATCTTACAACAAATCATGATCAGGAACAGGGATTCTGAAACACCAGTTTTCGTTTTAGTTGCACCAATATTGAAAGATTAATGACTTGATAACGTTGTAGTTGGCCTATAAGTTTCCCCTGAAAAAGCTATACTCTTCCGTAAAACTTTCTCTATTAAGTAAGTATTCACTTGTCTTGAATGACTGGCTTACCTATGTTGGGAAATCTTCATCGCAGAGAAAAGAACACATCATATGTAACATGAATAACAATAGGAAACCTCCGCTAATTAAAGGTCCTTTTTCTGAAAGATGgggaatttcaatatttattctTTTCcatctcaagaaaaaaaattgttgaattgcGAACCCTTACATTAGTGATAGAATACAATATTCAAAGCATGTCGTTTGAACCGAAGTAGATATTAAAGTTTTGCTTGAGAAACCTAATTAACAATGCTGTAAAACTAAATAAACACTGATaatcattttataatttgaaatttataatttaaaatcttCGATCGGCTGGATTGACTGAATTGTTTCATTGAATAATTAGGCATATTAttatacagggtggacagaaatatcgggtacccctaaaaaagttttctgctaaatacttcggttggtcacagtgaatgataataatggtagcacatgattggttgttagactggagagataacatttcaccaatcatatgcatctatttcacattgccaacctatatttttaataaaaaactttcttaggggtacccgatatttctgtccaccctgtaggCATAATTTACAATCTATCTACCTATACACTAGGTCATTCAACTTTACTATGGTGATTGATAATTTGATAAAGCTATGATAaagcgaaatgaaaaatcataaaatcacaCCCGACGCGACCACCCcataaaattatgcataaattaaaatcaaaacaaattatccaattaggtacaaaattttgataaaaatacctcccctccccacccttctacaattttttccaggttttcgATTCAGCAAAAAGTGATAGTAAAAGAAGCGCATAGCCATAGCGTATAGCAAATCGCACTGTGTTTgcttctatttttatttttttaacatctgactagaaaaaaattgtgacatGTGTGTTATTAACTGGTGAGCCTTTTCAAGTATAATTAGAGTTCATCAATTGAGCGTTCGTTTTCACGTTTATTACTAAAATGAATCAGCAAGTCGTAGAAGAAGCCTACTTCATACTACATCGAAAAGTGCAGGTAGCAGTTGCATTTTATATCGCTAGAAATTGTTCTCAAAAGGAAAATATACAAGATTACGCCAGAGATTTACAAAACAAGTACAGAATGAAAAGCAATAAATGCAATATACCATTGGAGCGAGAGATATTTCTGCAACAAATGAATATTTTACTACCGAAGTTCCATGATCCCCAAGCGAAGCAAGAAGTATTGCCAACACCTATGGAAATAGATGTCGAAGGTGAAATCGATCCTACATACGTtgacttttcttcgaaattaGCGATGGTGACTGAATTTTTAGACGCGCTTTACGTTTTGTTGTTGATATTACGACAAAAAAGTGTTTCAAGCGAggatatttttcgtattttctcgAAATTCAGCGACTTGGATTCAAACTTTCAGTCTTATAAGAATTTTGGAATGATTGAAATATCTATGAATGCGATGAAGCAATGCTTGCGACCGGTGAATTTCAAACGCACTGCTAAAGAATGCGTCATTGAAATTGTAAGACTgttcaaaatatatttcaacgACCTACCGCAACAACAAAGTTTATCCAGCGAAGAAAGCCTAGTTTGGATGAAAAAAGCTAACGTCATAATGATGAAGTGCATCGACGACTTCGCCCTTGAAGGACATTATCAAGATGTTATAGTAAATTTAGTACATGAATCAATAGAACTGACATTTATGCATCAACCTAAAAACGTTCATTTCGAAGTTTTTCGTTATCACATCGTTCGAAAATGGAGATACCATAAGCTGCTGTGCATTAACGCcatcaatattttcattcgtAGCCTAGAAGACATCAAGAAGAAAATGGATAGCTCGGATAAAAAGAAATatcttataattttaaaatttatcaacttgtTTTTAAAAACGTATTGCGAGATTCACCGTACTAATGATAGTTTAGCATTACCTTTTGAAAGCACGACAGACATTTTATATGAATTCTCATCGAATCGAAGGAAACGTTATATTATTCCAAGAGACACgaagctgttgaaaatttgggctAGGAGTTTAATCAGACTCATCGATTCGAAGTGCCGAATTTCTGCTATAACAAAATTAGCGTCATCGTGTTTCTTTATGATCTCATCGACCTTAGAGTTAGAGTACTCCAAAAAAAAGCTACACCATTGATCAGTGAAGAAGGATTTTATTTACACTACCGaagacaaatttttattttgtaatcaCTCAAGTTTTTGTTATTGTCGTTAATATTACACTACTGATGGATAACGTATAACTTGATAACGATTCAAAAATTacgcaataaattttttcaacgttatatTAGTATTATTAACGAAACATTACCTTAAAACAGTATTGTCAAAAACAAGATTTCATCACCAGGAAAACGTCCGCaggtattaaaaattgataggtacccAGAGTGACATTTCAGAGAACACCAGATTCATACATATTTTCTCATCGCGaccaacaatttaaaaaaacgaaaacaatcaCTTGGAGGAATCATCGATCAGTAATAGTCAGTTCATCGATACTCCAATCCTCGTAACTTCCGTCGGGTAGATATCGTCGAATAATAAGGGGGATTTTCCTAGCTTTCAGTTCTTTCATGGCTATTTGCAGAGGATCCGTTTCTCCTTCCAATTCTACCATGATTGGAGCACACATGGCAATTTGCAAAGCTCTTGTGCCTAATACTCGTGCTCTTtcgtacctaaaaaaaaacactgattaGCAAACGTGTTCTAAAAAGTGGCTAACACCAAGCGTAGTATTACTTACTTTGTCATGTACTTCGTCGTAATTCTGTTTGCTTTAGGCACACTTCCTGATGGCGCGTTCTCATCAGGGGgtaaaatatcaatattttctCCAGCCgtctagaaaaaaaactgattatgTTACAACTGCCAGAGAATAAGAGCACATTAATGTACAAGAAAATACCTCCGGCTGATCTATATCGTCAAAATCTCCTTCTTCGGCTTCTTCGAAATCATCGCCCTCGCCCCTGCAGACaaacttaattttttagaatgGGAGACTTCAAACAGAGCCCAGTACATAGAGTAAAGTACATACTCATCAATCTGATATTCTTCGTCGGCCATCCTAGAAACTTTGATTCCTCAGGAAATAAGAATTCTGTAAAGCTTCAATCTTTATCGTAGAATTGAATGGTTGAAGATCCGCATCAAAAATCAGAAGTGATAAAATCCTCGCGGCTCGCGTCGACCGGGATCATATCATGGCATAGCATAGATGTAGCTGGGTCTGGGTCTGGctggatgaaaatgaaaattgaaaatttgaaatgtgttCAATAGTCTCGATAGATCTCACTAGtagctgaattttaaaaaaatgcagctGCTGCCGAGCGCGCCGAGTGCCGACTATGGAAAACAACTAACCACAACaagataaaaaaatgatatgatAACCAAACgttgaagaaattcaagaaaatgaaatttgaatttgaattttgacgaattttgatgaaaactaatGAAAACTGAGGAACTCCAGCATCCAAATTatagtaaaattcatttttaaaacatgcaaaattgtcaaaattcttgaTCATGTagaaattatgtacttactttgtcaatcatcaatttttcaactaaatttgcATGTGCCGTATTACGTTGTTGATCACTTCAGAAACACTTTTTGTCTTCTCACTTAACGAGCAATACCGAAGACGCTCACAATGTCAGTAATATTTATGCACAATACACAATCAAACAGGGTATTGAAGAAAGTAAGTGTATTACAATCCTTTCCACAATTGTACGTACTTAGTACTTATatagtttattattttgaataccATCGATAAGTAACACTATTGATTATACTTCAATGCAGCCCAAAGTCTTCTCTTGCTATGTTTGTTCGAATACCTTCACTCAAATGAGTAATTTGAGAAAACACCTTCGAAATATTCATCGGATTCAGATGAACTTGAGACGTAAAGTAAGcatttttttctgtgatttgATCTAAATCTATTCTGAATGGCAGTGTGGACTgtttgatttattgaaaaattaatgtttctaGGGAACCGATTACACTTGTTCATATTGCTCACTGACGTTCT
The sequence above is a segment of the Planococcus citri chromosome 3, ihPlaCitr1.1, whole genome shotgun sequence genome. Coding sequences within it:
- the RpII18 gene encoding DNA-directed RNA polymerases I, II, and III subunit RPABC2; translation: MADEEYQIDEGEGDDFEEAEEGDFDDIDQPETAGENIDILPPDENAPSGSVPKANRITTKYMTKYERARVLGTRALQIAMCAPIMVELEGETDPLQIAMKELKARKIPLIIRRYLPDGSYEDWSIDELTITDR